The following DNA comes from Enterocloster bolteae.
AAAAACTGCCATTCCTTTGTAACCACACGCACAGGTGAACCGCCTGTATATACATAGGCCAGTCCCTTTGCCACATTCATGGTGGCCAGGGTCACGATAAAGGGCGGTATGGTTGTCTTTGATATGACAACGCCGTTAAACATACCCACCACGGTGCCCACCAGCACGCCGCCCAGCACGCCTACTGCGATTGGAAGGCCGTAACGGGACACGCAGCCGGCTGCAAAGCAGCCTGAAAGGGCGATGATGGAGCCAACGGACAAATCAATGCCCCCCAGGATAATGACCATGGTCATGCCGCAGGCCAGGAACAGGTTGGACGATATCTGTCTCAGCACATTGAATATATTTTTCTGGGTCAGAAAGGAGCCGCTGGTCTTTGGAAACACGGATAAGAAAATACACAAAATAAGCAGGGCCCCGATGATGCCGATATTATCCTTGAAATATTGTTTTACATTTTTCTGCAATCTGGTTGTCATTTGACTTTCCCCCTTTTCTTACTTTGCCGCCAGCTTCATGATTTGTTCCTGGGTGACGCATTCCTCATGGCTGAAGCACCCGGTTATCCGGCCGTCGCACATGACATAGACCCGGTCGCTCATGTTGAGAATTTCAGGCAGTTCTGACGATATCATGATAATGGACACGCCTTTCTTCACCAGCTCATTCATAATTCCGTATATCTCAGACTTGGCGCCCACGTCCACGCCCCTGGTCGGCTCGTCCAGAATCAGTATCTTGGGGGCGGTGGCCAGCCATCTTCCAATCATTACCTTCTGCTGGTTGCCTCCGGACAGGTTTCCGATAAGCTGTTCCTGGGACGGGGTCTTGGTATCCATCATCTCGATATACTGCCGGGTAATCTCCTCCTCCTTGTCCGCATCCACCCATATGCCCTTTATAAAGCTCTTCAGCACCTCAATGGTGGAGTTGAACCGGACGCTCTGAACCTTATACAGTCCCTCCTGTTTCCGGTCCTCAGGCACCAGGGCAATGCCGAACTTCATGGCATCAATGGGAGATTTGATGGCCGCCTTTTTTCCATCCACGCTGATTTCACCCGTGCAGCCGGGCGTCAGTCCGAAGATACACTTCATGGTCTCGCTTCTTCCAGCGCCTACCAGCCCTGCAAAACCAATGATTTCCCCCTCACGCAGTTCAAAGCTGGCCCCTTTGACCATCTTTCCGTCTGCAATGTTTTCACATTTTAAAACCACCCGTCCGGGCTCCATGTAATCCCTGGTGTAATACTTGGTCAGCTCCCGGCCCACCATCATGGCAATGAGATGGTCCCTTGTGGTATCCTTCACCCGCTCGGTGCCAACATAGGTTCCGTCCCTCAGCACAGTAACCCGGTCGCAGATCTGCTCCAGCTCGTCCATCTTATGGGATATATATATGATTCCCACGCCCTTCTTTGTGAGCTCTCTCATGGTGCTGAACAAAAATTCCACTTCCTTGTCCGATATGGATGAAGTGGGCTCGTCCATCACAAGAATCCTGGAGTGATAGGAAATGGCCTTGACGATTTCCACCATCTGCTGCTGGGCAATGGTCAGGTCCTTGACCAGCGTCCCAGCGTCAATGCTCATGTGGTATGTATCCAGCAGCTGCTGGGCTTCCTTTTCCATGGTCTCATGGCTGACCCATAGCCCCTTTGACGGCTCTCTGCCAAGAAAGATATTTTCCGCCACAGTCATGTGAGGTACCAGTACCAATTCCTGATGGATAATGGAAATTCCGTTGTTGTGAGATGCATTTACCCCGTCAATGGTTACCTTTTGTCCGTCAATAAAAATCTCGCCCTCTTCTGCGATGTAGATGCCGCCCAGAACCTTAATCAGCGTGGATTTACCTGCCCCGTTTTCACCGAGCAATGCGTGGACCTCGCCGGCCCTCAGTTCCAGGTCCACCCCCTGAAGCGCCTTGACTCCCGGAAATGATTTGTGGATGTTCTTCATTTGAAGCAGAACTGTTTCACTCATAATCTCACCTGCCTGTTCTTCTATTCATATGGTTCCTGACAGAGTTTCCTGCCGTGCTTTTGCGTTTTGAGCCTGTCAGATAAAAAGTGCCTGGCCCCCGCAGGGGCCCAGCACTTTTCAGACTAATCTCTTACTGCCATCCATCTGTGCCATACTTATCTACATTTTCTGATGTAATAAGGAAGGTTTCTACCGGATATCTTGATTCTACCTTATCGCCGTTTAAGTATGTATACATGATATTCACTGCGGACTGTGCAATCTTAACAGGAGACTGTGCGCCGCTTCCTTCTATCAGGGATTCCCCGGAAGCCATCTCTGCCTTGATGTCAGGAGAGCCGTCCACGCCGTAAATCATACAGTCTGTAAGACCGGCTGCGTTGGCTGCTGCCAGTGCTCCCAGTGCAGTGGGGTCATTGCCTCCGAAAATGGCAACCACATCGCCGTGAGCCTGCAGAAGATCCTCTGCAATACCCATGGAAACTTCCAGATTGCCCTTGGCATCCTGCTGTGCAACGATGTTAAAGCCTTTTCCTTCAATTGCATCTAAAAATCCGTTTGTCCTGTCCGTAACAGAGTTCATGGTAGGAGAATCCAGTACAATGATATCCCCGCCGTCCGGGCATTTCTTTACAAGGTCCTCGCCGCAGACCTTGCCTGCGTTATAGTTATCAGAACCGGTGTAGGAAATCAGGTAGGACAAGTCCGCTACCTCTGTATCAAATCCCACGATGGGAATTCCTGCTTCCTTAAGCTGATCCAGGGCCGGAAGGATTCCCTCTGCCTCTGCCGGATTCATGAACATGGCGTCAATGTTCTGGGAAATCAAATCCTCTACCTGGGTAATCTGAAGAGTGACATCATTGGCGGGATCCACTGCAATCAGCTCGTCGCCGTTGGCCTCAACCATTTCCCTCATTCTCTTCTCAATGGTGACAAAGAACGGGTTGGTTCCATCCATACAGGTATAACCGAATTTGTAATGCTTGTCCGGGTCCTTCTTCTTCACATCAGCAGATGCCATATCGGCTGCTGCCGGAGCTGCCGCTTCTGTGGCTTCCTTGCTCTCCTCTGCCTTCTCAGGCTCAGCGGCCGCCTCCTTGGCTTCCTCTGTGGTCTGGGCCTGGGTTGGCGCCTCGGTGGCTGCTGCCGTTGTCTGGGAGTCCCCGCTGCTGCACCCTGCCAGGGCAGAACCTGCCATTGCTGCGCACATCATTACCGCCAACAGCTTCTTAGTACTTTTTTTCATAAGTTACCTCCTTTTGCAAAATGTTTTGTTGTTTTTGCTGTAATCAAATCTTATCACGCTTTTCTTTTTAACACATGTGCACAATGTAATCATTTTCATATGACATTTGTCATATTTTTCATCATCACTTTTGCCCTTTCCCGTTCAGCCGCCGCAAATTTTCATCGTTTTGCACAACTGCCCGCCGGGGGATACTCATTGCACAGCAGACGGAAGGGCGGCTCATCCTCCTCTATAACCGGAAAACGGCCTGCCGGCAGATAGAACCGGTTGTCCCGGTTATCGTCATTACACATGGATACCTCGCCCAACAGAACCGGCCCTGTGCCCGGCTCCAAATGGAAGTCGTGATACAGATAAGGCTGGATGGTAATGCTCTCTCCGGGACACAGCCGTATCTGCGTTCCCGCGGGAACCGTGTACTCCCGCCCGTCACTGTGTATCCGCACATCTGTGTCAGCCAGCTCCTCCCTGCCGGCATTATATACGCCTATGAGCACATTTCCTCCTCCCCTGTTGATGATATCCTCCATCTTATTCCAGTGGAAATGCATGGCCGCAGACTGTCCTTCCTTCATGTACAGCAGCTTTTCCGCATAGGGTTTCGTGTACTTATCCATGGACACATTGCCGTTTCTCAGGGTGATGAGGGAGAATCCCACCTTGTCAAAATCCCCCATCCCAAAATCCGTGATATCCCATCCCAGCATGTTGTCCCTGACCTCATCGTATTCATGGCCCTTTTCGTTCCATTCTTCCGGTGTAAAATAACAGAACGGGGGCAGTTTAAAGGAGCATCTGTCAATCATCTTTTCCATGTCCCTCAATGCCCTGTTGATTTCTGAACGTTTCATGGCTTTTCCTCCTTTGCCGACTTACTCCAGATGGGAGAACACCCTGATTGTGTGGAGCACATCCTCCTTCATGGCCTGGACCGCCCACTGGGTTACATCGTGGAAAAATACATATTCTTCGGCTGCCCTGCATTTTTCCTTTACATACATGCCGCCCGCCTTGGCAAGGTACGTGTAGTAATTAATTTTCCTGACCCCGTTGGCAATACATTTCTTAAAATCCTCGTCGCTGACCCCGGATCCGCCGTGCATCACGATGGGAATGCCGATGCTTTCCCGTATCCTGCGTATCCTGTCAAAATCCAGCTTTGGCGTGGTCAGATACAGCCCGTGCACGGTGCCGAATGAGCAGGCCAGGGCGTCTATCCCGGTAAGCCCGGTGAAAGCCCGTGCCTGTTCCGGGTCCGTATAGCAGCTCTCCACAGCTTCCCCTTCTTCGCCTTCTCCCACGCTTGAGAATTCCTGCCTTCCCATGGCTCCTATCTCAGCCTCCACGGAAGCGCCCCAGTCTCCGGCCATTTCCACCGCAATCCTTGTGTTTGCCGCATTTTCCTCAAAGGGCAGAACGGAGCCGTCATACATCACTGAGGTGAAGCCCATTTCCAGGGCTTCCCTGAGGATTTCCAGCTTATCGCCGTGGTCCAGATGGACGCATACAGGCACAGAGGATTTCTCTGCCATCATCACCATCACCGGCCCGATGACCTTAAGAGGGATAATGGACTCATGGACCGGCGCAAACTGCAGGATAACCGGCTGTCCCAGCTCCTCAGCCGCCCCTAATACGGCCTGAATCCCCTCCAGAGATGTGATGTTGAAGGCGCCGACTGCTATTTTTTTTGCATCTGCCAGGTCTAAAACTGCTTTCATTGAAACTAACATGTTATATATTCTCCTTTCTTCCAGCCTGGGCCGGGACATACAATGAAATATATTCCTTAGTAATGCTTCTTCTGCCTCTTACGGAGGAAGCCGCGTTTTCCCTATGCGGCATTCCTTTTGTTTGGCCGCAAAGATGGTTTTTTTTATGTCACGGATGGATGATGTTCTGCTTCTCCCATCCAGCTTCCATCTTCTGCCTCAGCTCCTCAAAGGACAGCAGGCCGCTCAGGGCATCGTAGGCCGTGACGCAGGACGCACCCGTGGCAGCTGCCAGACGGATGCATTCAAGGGGCCCGCAGCCGTCCAGCATTGCCTTTATGAAGGCGGCTATGCTGGTATCCCCTGCCCCTGTTCCTGACAGGATGCAGTCCGGCACATAGCTGTCCTCAAAATAGCTGATATCATTCCATCCTGTAAATTCCGGCAGGAATTTCCTCCATACCGGCTCAGGTGCGGTCTTCAGATACATGCCGGCTGCCCCGCATTTCAGGAGAACGCATCTGGTCCCCATGGACAGCGCTCTGGCAGCCAAAGGCTTAACATCCTCCTCCAGGGATAATATGCCTGTGACATCCTCGCCACCTGCCTTCTCCTGCCATTTGCAGTACAGAGGACGGTCCAGCATGTATCCCAGCTCCTCAATGCTTGGCACGAAGAAATCCACATAGGGCAGCACCCGCTCCAGTATCCTTGCCCAGTCCATGCCTGCTGCCTCAGAATCCGGGTCCACCGCCACCAGGTCCAGGGACGTGGTAAGCCCCATGGATTTTACCTTCTTAAAAAGCCGTACCAGCTCCTCCCCCTCATCCAGATAAAACCTTCGCATAATGGGAGGATAACCAAAATGAAAATGTGATGCCTCCCCTACTTTTTCAAAGTCCACGTCCCCGCAGCCAAAGGTATCATTGCAGCCCGGATCGTGAAGAAAAAAACGGTCCAGTCCCTTGGGCGCCAGTACAATGGTATAGGACGTATTCTCACCAGGAACCTGGCTGATGCAGGTCTCACAGCCATGTGCGCTTATCATGTCCTTCAGTGCATTGCCAAAATAATCATCCCCTATTTTGGCCATCAGAACCACGTCTGCACCCAGACGTTTAAGACCCAGGCCTGTGTTGGAAACAGCTCCTCCTGTACACATCATGGCTTTTCCCACCTTAAGCAGCTTTCCCGGCTGAAACAGTTCAGAGAGCTTCTGCTTCCCGCTGTTTTGGAAAACCGGCGTAATGTCCAGGGAAATATGCCCGGCCACCGCTACCTTTTTATTTCCTTCTTCCATCTTACTTCCCCCTTCCGCACCCAATCATAGCAGTTTTCATGAATAAATCCAATGCTTTGTGTGCAATTATTACATAGGTAATATTTTATATGACATTTGTCATGTGCATATTGCACAATGCAAAATGCACTATACAAAAAACAAAAGTAATAAATCGCCGAAAATGCAAAAAAGCCCTGAGGGGCCGTGAATATCACGGCGCCCCCAGGGCTTTAAGGTTATTTATTTAACCCATACATGCAGATTCTAATGGCACTACGGATTCAAGTGGTACTTGCGAATTCTATATTTCGATTACACTGCTTACGCGATTGCCGCCGCTGTCTGTCCCCTGTCCCCTGACCACTCTATGGCGTCATAGGCCTGGGCAATATTCAGCATATGATCACCGATTCGCTCGTAGTCGGTCAGCATTTCCGAATACAGGATGGAGGACTCCACATTGCAGTTTCCCTCCCGCATGCGGTCAATCTGATTCTGCCGGAACTTGCGGGTGATATCGTCAATCCTCTGTTCAATCTCAGCCACCTCTGACAGCGGGGACTGCGTATCCCCGGCAGCCGCCGCCTTCAAAAGCTCCATGCCTTCCCGGCAGGTTTCCTCCATGACAGCAAATTCCTTCCTGGCGTAATTGGAAAACTGAAGTCCTTTTGCCTCTATGGTTTCGGCATACTCCGCCAGGTTCATGGCATGGTCACCGATCCGCTCAATATTTCCCAGAATGGTATACATCCGGTTCAGGGTGTCAATATCCTTGGGCGTCTGGTCCAGCACAAGTATCTTGGAAATCTTCTGGGACAGTCTCATATTGCTTAAATCAATTTCCTCTTCCCGGTCTGCGATGGCCTGGATTCCCTCCGAAGCTCCCTCCTCCACAGCCTTGAAGCTCTGGGATACATTCTCTGCCGCAGTTGCCAGCATCCCCTTAATCTCGTCATGAATCTGGTTGATCGCAATGGTGGAGATACCAAGGTGGTGCTTGGAGGCCATAAGCCCCTCAAACCACTGGTCCGCATCCTTTACAGGAACTGCCTTATCCGGAAGAATGGCAATGGCAATCTTCTCCAGAAGGGCGCCAAAGGGCAGAAGAATCAAGGTGGTGCTGATATTGAAAATAGTATGGACATTTGCAATCTGAGCCACCGGATTATCCGGAGTCAGGCTTACCACAAAGTCCGTAAAAGGAGTCAGGATGCACAGGGTCACAAACAGGGCCGTACCAATCACATTGAACATCAGATGAATCAGGGTGGTGCGCTTTGCATTGCGGCTGGTTCCCACAGAAGCCAGAAGCGCTGTAATACAGGTACCGATATTCTGGCCGAACAGCACGAACACGGCACTGTGAAGGTTGATGACGCCGCCCATAGCCAGAGCCTGAAGGATACCCACAGACGCAGACGAGGACTGGATAATGGCTGTGAATACCGCTCCTACCAGGATTCCCAGAAGGGGATTGGAAAACTTGGTCACCATATGGATGAAGGTTTCGGAATCCCGCAGGGGAACCATGGCATCGCTCATCATGCCCATGCCGATGAACAGGACGCCGATACCGGCAATAATACCTCCCACATGCTGTACCTTTTTATTTTTCGCGAAAATCAGGGACATAACGCCCACAAAGGCGATGAGCGGAGCCAATGCTCCTATGTCCAGGGCAATCAGCTGTCCCGTAATGGTGGTACCTACATTGGCACCCATGATAATCCATACAGCCTGCTTAAGTGTCATAAGACCCGAGTTGACAAATCCAACTGTCATGACGGTTGTGGCTGAAGACGACTGAATCAGGGCTGTGATTCCTGCCCCCACCAGCACTCCCAGAAAACGGTTTGCCGTAAGGCGCTCCAGAATCTGCTTCATACGGTTTCCAGCCACAGCTTCCAGATTGGTACTCATCATCTGCATGCCGTACATGAACAGGGCCAGGCCGCCCAGCAGGCTTAAAACCAATTCTACTCCCATGTGTTTTCTCCTTTTGTCCGAGGAAATTAGCTTCTGCTATATTATCATTTTACGGATAACCTTATGTGTTCCGGAATGATTCCGGGTAAAAATGGGCAAAAATATGGCATAGCCCGCCATCCCAAACAAACGATCGCAGGTTATGCCTCCTTTATCATATTCTTGCGGCATCCGTCACACAGGGCGTTTCCCATGATATCTATAGCCTCTTTTCCTGATTATTTACCATTTCTTTACGACTTCTTTACACATACTCATTATACGGGATATTTCATATGTCGTCAATATCGTTTCCCGCCAGTAATGTAAAGTCTATGTAAATTATGTGTAAAATTTCTTCTGGAAATACATATATTTACAAATCTCCCCGCAGCAGAGCCGCACCATTATCCATTTATTGAGTATATTGTTTTTTCCTGTTATTATACATGATTTTTAAAAGACCGATGGCAAGAACTGCCGGTATCCAGCCGGCTGCGGCCAGACCCGCCTTCAAATTACCTCCTGATGCCCCTGCTATGAGTCCCACCAGCGCCGGACCGCCGGCACATCCCAGATCCCCGGCCAGGGCCAGCAGGGCAAACATGGCAGTACCGCCCCGCGGACAGCTCACGGACGCCAGCGAGAATGCTCCCGGCCACAGGATACCCACGGAAAACCCGCACAGCCCGCAGCCGGCCAGTCCCAGAACAGGGCTGGCGGCAGTGGACGCCAGCCCATAGCTGAAAATGCACAAAACGGCGCTGCCTGTCATAAAGGCGGTGAGACGGATGCGCTGGCTGTATCTGGCATACATTGCCCTGGATATGCCCATGAGAATTGAAAACATACAAGGTCCGGCCAGATCTCCCACTGTCTTTGACACATTAAGCCCTGATTCAGCAAAAGCGGAGGCCCACTGGCTCATAGCCTGTTCCGATGCCCCTGCGCAGACCATAATAAAAATAAAAAGCCAGAACAGGCTGCTTTTTAACAGTCCCCGAATCCCCATCTCCTGCCCATCCTCTGTCAGTGCCAGAATGGGAACCCGCGAAAACAGGACAGCGTTCATAACAGGGACTGCTGCCCAGAGAAGGGCCAATACCCGCCAGCTGTTCAGACCCGCTGTCTGAAAAAAGACAGTGGACAGTACCACCACGGCCACGGACCCCCAGCAGTAAAAAGAGTGCAGCAGGCTCATGGCCGCATCTTTGCGGGCCGTTGGACAGGCTTCCACAATGGGGCTGATCAGTACTTCTATGATACCTCCCCCCACTGCGTACAGGGCAACGCACACAAGCAGTCCTCCAAAATGTCCCGGAACCATATCCGGCAGAAAGCTCAGCCCGGCCAGCCCCAGGGCAGCGAACACATGAGCCGCCACAATGCATGTCCTGTATCCAATCCTGTCCACAAACCGCGCCGACAACAGGTCCACCGCAAGCTGAATGCCAAAATTCACCGTAACCAGCATAGCAATGCGCGCCAGAGATATGCCATAGCTTTTCTGGAAAGTGAGAAATAAAAGCGGAGCAAAATTATTGACCACTGCCTGGACCACATATCCCAGGCAGCTGGCATTCAATGTTTGGTTGTAATTATCTTTAAGGGCCACTTATGCGGTCCCTCCTCCCCGTTTCCTTCATTCCGTTTTCTTTATTCCGTTTCCTTCATTCCGTTTCCTTCATTCCGCTTCCGGCAAAGCCCTAAAGCGCGGCCTCATGCTCCCGGCCATAGACCTCAATCTGTGTCAGGGCAGGGAAGGGGGACGGATCGTCTGCCTTTATGAGCTGTCCGAAGGTAAGCCATGTGATACCCCTGCGCTCCAGGCTGATGATATGAGGTTCAACGCTCTTTTCAAGCTCCACTGTCTCAGAGGTTCCGTCGGAAAAGGTAAAGGTCACCTTCTCCCACCAGTTGTCATGAGGAAAGTCAGCCCTTGTATAGAGGACAATCTGGTCAAAATCCACGGGGCGGCCAAACTCCAGCGTCATTTGGGCATCGTCCTGCATATTGATTCCCCATGACTCATATGGCCACTTTCCATGGGACAGGTTTGCCGTCACACCGTCAATGGCGTTGCGGGCCGCAAACACAGCCTCTCCCCTGGTTTCCACATTGGCGTGGGCGTGGGGATAACATTCCTGGCCCCTGTGCTGGTCCATAACGTTCTTGGCCAGATTCCGGTATGATTTAATTTCATAATCCCTGGCATACCGCATAGTCAGATAGTGGCGCTCTCCTGTAAATGATTTGGGGTTATAGGATGTCTTACCCTCTGCAAAGGGAACCTCATAAACCAGCTCATTTCCCGCCCCATAGATAAAGGCTTCATCCATGGTATCATCCACACGTATGATATAGAAACGGTTCTTTTCCGGAAGAGAAAATATAATCCTGTCTCCCTCCTCATACTCACCCTTCCATGCCAGTACGGCCTGTTCCCTGCCTGCGGCCTCCGCCTTTACCGCATCGTTTTTATCCTTCACTGTAATCTGCATTCCCATATATTTACACACTCCTCTTTCCAACAATTTCTTTTGGGTTCTTTCATTCTACCATGGAGTCCCAGGGAATACCATATACAAAAAAGGCGAAATTTTATAATATTTTAAGCATTAGCGAATATTCTAATATTTACAAAACCTTCACTTTTTATTCATCAGAACCTGATATTGCTGATGGTATAATGGAAAAAATAATGAATGAAGGGGATGTTTGGATGAATTGGAATGAAACATTGAGAAACAATGTAACCCGCGCCCAGGAACTGAAAACGTATATGAGGCTTACCAGCCAGGAGGAAGAACACATGACCCGAATCCTGGAACAGTTTCCCATGACAGTCACAAGATACTATCTGTCTCTTATTGACTGGAACAATCCGGAACAGGATCCTGTGTTCAGGATGTCTATACCCTCCATTCGTGAAACCGACCTGTCGGGGGACTTTGATACCAGCGGGGAGGCGGATAACACAGTGCTGCCCGGCCTGCAGCACAAGTACAGGCAGACGGCGCTCATCCTGTCCACCCACCGGTGCGCCATGTATTGCAGGCATTGCTTCCGCAAGCGGCTGGTGGGAATCTCCGGCGGCGAAACAGCCGGAAATGTGGACCAGATGGC
Coding sequences within:
- a CDS encoding sugar ABC transporter ATP-binding protein, whose translation is MSETVLLQMKNIHKSFPGVKALQGVDLELRAGEVHALLGENGAGKSTLIKVLGGIYIAEEGEIFIDGQKVTIDGVNASHNNGISIIHQELVLVPHMTVAENIFLGREPSKGLWVSHETMEKEAQQLLDTYHMSIDAGTLVKDLTIAQQQMVEIVKAISYHSRILVMDEPTSSISDKEVEFLFSTMRELTKKGVGIIYISHKMDELEQICDRVTVLRDGTYVGTERVKDTTRDHLIAMMVGRELTKYYTRDYMEPGRVVLKCENIADGKMVKGASFELREGEIIGFAGLVGAGRSETMKCIFGLTPGCTGEISVDGKKAAIKSPIDAMKFGIALVPEDRKQEGLYKVQSVRFNSTIEVLKSFIKGIWVDADKEEEITRQYIEMMDTKTPSQEQLIGNLSGGNQQKVMIGRWLATAPKILILDEPTRGVDVGAKSEIYGIMNELVKKGVSIIMISSELPEILNMSDRVYVMCDGRITGCFSHEECVTQEQIMKLAAK
- a CDS encoding sugar ABC transporter substrate-binding protein, yielding MKKSTKKLLAVMMCAAMAGSALAGCSSGDSQTTAAATEAPTQAQTTEEAKEAAAEPEKAEESKEATEAAAPAAADMASADVKKKDPDKHYKFGYTCMDGTNPFFVTIEKRMREMVEANGDELIAVDPANDVTLQITQVEDLISQNIDAMFMNPAEAEGILPALDQLKEAGIPIVGFDTEVADLSYLISYTGSDNYNAGKVCGEDLVKKCPDGGDIIVLDSPTMNSVTDRTNGFLDAIEGKGFNIVAQQDAKGNLEVSMGIAEDLLQAHGDVVAIFGGNDPTALGALAAANAAGLTDCMIYGVDGSPDIKAEMASGESLIEGSGAQSPVKIAQSAVNIMYTYLNGDKVESRYPVETFLITSENVDKYGTDGWQ
- a CDS encoding D-lyxose/D-mannose family sugar isomerase encodes the protein MKRSEINRALRDMEKMIDRCSFKLPPFCYFTPEEWNEKGHEYDEVRDNMLGWDITDFGMGDFDKVGFSLITLRNGNVSMDKYTKPYAEKLLYMKEGQSAAMHFHWNKMEDIINRGGGNVLIGVYNAGREELADTDVRIHSDGREYTVPAGTQIRLCPGESITIQPYLYHDFHLEPGTGPVLLGEVSMCNDDNRDNRFYLPAGRFPVIEEDEPPFRLLCNEYPPAGSCAKR
- a CDS encoding class II fructose-bisphosphate aldolase — its product is MLVSMKAVLDLADAKKIAVGAFNITSLEGIQAVLGAAEELGQPVILQFAPVHESIIPLKVIGPVMVMMAEKSSVPVCVHLDHGDKLEILREALEMGFTSVMYDGSVLPFEENAANTRIAVEMAGDWGASVEAEIGAMGRQEFSSVGEGEEGEAVESCYTDPEQARAFTGLTGIDALACSFGTVHGLYLTTPKLDFDRIRRIRESIGIPIVMHGGSGVSDEDFKKCIANGVRKINYYTYLAKAGGMYVKEKCRAAEEYVFFHDVTQWAVQAMKEDVLHTIRVFSHLE
- a CDS encoding carbohydrate kinase family protein is translated as MEEGNKKVAVAGHISLDITPVFQNSGKQKLSELFQPGKLLKVGKAMMCTGGAVSNTGLGLKRLGADVVLMAKIGDDYFGNALKDMISAHGCETCISQVPGENTSYTIVLAPKGLDRFFLHDPGCNDTFGCGDVDFEKVGEASHFHFGYPPIMRRFYLDEGEELVRLFKKVKSMGLTTSLDLVAVDPDSEAAGMDWARILERVLPYVDFFVPSIEELGYMLDRPLYCKWQEKAGGEDVTGILSLEEDVKPLAARALSMGTRCVLLKCGAAGMYLKTAPEPVWRKFLPEFTGWNDISYFEDSYVPDCILSGTGAGDTSIAAFIKAMLDGCGPLECIRLAAATGASCVTAYDALSGLLSFEELRQKMEAGWEKQNIIHP
- a CDS encoding Na/Pi cotransporter family protein; this translates as MGVELVLSLLGGLALFMYGMQMMSTNLEAVAGNRMKQILERLTANRFLGVLVGAGITALIQSSSATTVMTVGFVNSGLMTLKQAVWIIMGANVGTTITGQLIALDIGALAPLIAFVGVMSLIFAKNKKVQHVGGIIAGIGVLFIGMGMMSDAMVPLRDSETFIHMVTKFSNPLLGILVGAVFTAIIQSSSASVGILQALAMGGVINLHSAVFVLFGQNIGTCITALLASVGTSRNAKRTTLIHLMFNVIGTALFVTLCILTPFTDFVVSLTPDNPVAQIANVHTIFNISTTLILLPFGALLEKIAIAILPDKAVPVKDADQWFEGLMASKHHLGISTIAINQIHDEIKGMLATAAENVSQSFKAVEEGASEGIQAIADREEEIDLSNMRLSQKISKILVLDQTPKDIDTLNRMYTILGNIERIGDHAMNLAEYAETIEAKGLQFSNYARKEFAVMEETCREGMELLKAAAAGDTQSPLSEVAEIEQRIDDITRKFRQNQIDRMREGNCNVESSILYSEMLTDYERIGDHMLNIAQAYDAIEWSGDRGQTAAAIA
- a CDS encoding MFS transporter, encoding MALKDNYNQTLNASCLGYVVQAVVNNFAPLLFLTFQKSYGISLARIAMLVTVNFGIQLAVDLLSARFVDRIGYRTCIVAAHVFAALGLAGLSFLPDMVPGHFGGLLVCVALYAVGGGIIEVLISPIVEACPTARKDAAMSLLHSFYCWGSVAVVVLSTVFFQTAGLNSWRVLALLWAAVPVMNAVLFSRVPILALTEDGQEMGIRGLLKSSLFWLFIFIMVCAGASEQAMSQWASAFAESGLNVSKTVGDLAGPCMFSILMGISRAMYARYSQRIRLTAFMTGSAVLCIFSYGLASTAASPVLGLAGCGLCGFSVGILWPGAFSLASVSCPRGGTAMFALLALAGDLGCAGGPALVGLIAGASGGNLKAGLAAAGWIPAVLAIGLLKIMYNNRKKQYTQ
- a CDS encoding DUF7402 domain-containing protein — translated: MGMQITVKDKNDAVKAEAAGREQAVLAWKGEYEEGDRIIFSLPEKNRFYIIRVDDTMDEAFIYGAGNELVYEVPFAEGKTSYNPKSFTGERHYLTMRYARDYEIKSYRNLAKNVMDQHRGQECYPHAHANVETRGEAVFAARNAIDGVTANLSHGKWPYESWGINMQDDAQMTLEFGRPVDFDQIVLYTRADFPHDNWWEKVTFTFSDGTSETVELEKSVEPHIISLERRGITWLTFGQLIKADDPSPFPALTQIEVYGREHEAAL